From a single Plasmodium coatneyi strain Hackeri chromosome 4, complete sequence genomic region:
- a CDS encoding Heat shock protein DnaJ, whose product MSKRVNYYEVLGVPQDADLSIIKKSYRTLAMKWHPDKNPNNKAEATEKFKQISEAYEVLSDPKRRRKYDLYGTDENYMPDENDEFSNFHKNFGFNDAQRIFEMFFGDSTPFGNDSFFSEVMGSSFGDSRRGRMGRSNDPFDNFFGSSFNISFGSSNFDNFMDGGSSFTSVETSTSNGGKFKNRFVKTSTSKTTSIVNGKRVTRIETVKTLPNGTIERTVTEREEDGRGNVNVRQLPAHEMRRNKR is encoded by the exons ATGTCAAAGCGCGTGAATTACTATGAAGTTCTAGGGGTTCCTCAAGATGCCGACTTAAGCATAATTAAAAAGTCCTATAGGACCTTGGCCATGAAGTGGCACCCTG aCAAGAACCCAAACAATAAGGCCGAGGCTACCGAGAAGTTCAAGCAAATTTCGGAGGCCTACGAAGTGCTGTCCGACCCcaagagaaggagaaaatatgaTC TGTACGGAACGGATGAGAATTACATGCCGGACGAGAATGACGAATTTTCCAACTTTCACAAGAATTTCGGTTTCAATGATGCGCAGAGGATATTTGAAATGTTCTTTGGAGATTCCACTCCTTTTGGGaatgattccttttttagtgAAGTCATGGGTTCCTCCTTTGGTGACAgtcgaagaggaagaatgggGAGATCCAATGACCCTTTCGATAACTTCTTTGGGTCTTCCTTTAACATCTCCTTTGGCTCATCCAACTTTGACA ATTTCATGGATGGAGGCTCCAGCTTCACGTCCGTAGAAACCTCAACGTCCAACGGaggcaaatttaaaaatcgATTTGTAAAAACGTCCACGTCAAAGACAACCTCCATTGTTAACGGAAAGCGAGTCACAAGAATTGAGACAGTGAAGACGTTGCCCAACGGGACCATCGAGAGGACCGTGACTGAGCGTGAAGAAGACGGAAGAGGCAACGTTAACGTCAGGCAACTACCAGCGCACGAAAtgagaagaaacaaaagatGA